In a genomic window of Variovorax paradoxus:
- the rnr gene encoding ribonuclease R → MKNNVTSSGLLDEFEGSVQGHRDGHGFVQRDDGEADIYLPPNEMRAVLHKDRVKARVVRLDRRGRPEGRVVEIIERPEQPIIGRLLHEGGIWLVAPEDKRYGQDVLIPKGATGPAKVGQVVVVQLTEPPALFGQPVGRVKEVLGEIDDPGMEIEIAVRKYGVPHEFSEACLAEAKALPEKVRPADKKGRVDLTDVPLVTIDGEDARDFDDAVYCEPAKVGRGKGWRLLVAIADVSAYVGTGSAIDIDAYDRATSVYFPRRVIPMLPEKLSNGLCSLNPEVERLCMVCDMLVAADGEIYAYQFYPAVMFSHARFTYTEVAAILGNTRGPEAAKRKERVKDLLNLADVYKALLKQRGKRGAVDFETTETQIICDDAGRIEKIVPRTRNEAHRLIEEAMLAANVCSADFIAEGKHPGLYRVHEGPTPEKKEILRGYLKAMGVGLSITDDPAPGEFQAIAEATKERPDAQQIHTMLLRSMQQAIYTPINSGHFGLAYEAYTHFTSPIRRYPDLLVHRVIKAILGKTRYQLPMLPTPGEAHAKLAKRLASRVKAPTTKPQKATVAPTKEVQAWEAAGLHCSANERRADEASRDVEAWLKCKYMREHLGEEYGGVVTAATTFGIFVTLDAMYVEGLVHITELGGEYFKFDEMRQELRGERTGIRYAIGTRVRVQVSRVDLDGRKIDFRLVREGEELTARAMKDKGAAAGGVPVKASAKRGARQKAEAPSGGARAGREPAAGGPQSAMQAFKSAVKKAANKMKGRKTRRG, encoded by the coding sequence ATCAAAAATAATGTCACTTCCAGCGGCTTGCTGGATGAATTCGAAGGCTCTGTCCAGGGCCATCGCGACGGACATGGCTTCGTGCAACGCGACGACGGCGAAGCCGACATCTATCTGCCCCCCAACGAGATGCGCGCGGTCCTGCACAAGGACCGGGTCAAGGCGCGCGTGGTGCGGCTCGACCGCCGCGGTCGCCCCGAGGGGCGCGTGGTCGAGATCATCGAGCGCCCCGAGCAGCCGATCATCGGCCGCCTGCTGCACGAGGGCGGTATCTGGCTCGTGGCACCGGAGGACAAGCGCTACGGCCAGGACGTGCTGATTCCCAAGGGTGCGACCGGTCCCGCCAAGGTGGGGCAGGTGGTCGTGGTGCAGCTCACCGAGCCGCCCGCGCTCTTCGGCCAGCCCGTGGGCCGGGTGAAGGAAGTGCTCGGCGAGATCGACGACCCCGGCATGGAGATCGAGATCGCGGTGCGCAAGTACGGCGTGCCGCACGAGTTCTCCGAAGCGTGCCTGGCCGAGGCCAAGGCGCTGCCCGAGAAGGTGCGCCCGGCCGACAAGAAGGGCCGCGTCGACCTCACAGACGTGCCGCTGGTCACGATCGACGGCGAGGACGCGCGCGACTTCGACGACGCCGTGTACTGCGAGCCCGCGAAGGTCGGCCGCGGCAAGGGCTGGCGGCTCCTGGTTGCGATTGCGGACGTCAGCGCCTACGTGGGCACCGGCTCGGCGATCGACATCGATGCCTACGACCGCGCCACCAGCGTGTACTTCCCGCGCCGCGTGATTCCGATGCTGCCCGAGAAGCTCTCGAACGGCCTGTGCTCGCTGAACCCCGAGGTCGAGCGCCTGTGCATGGTCTGCGACATGCTGGTCGCGGCCGATGGCGAGATCTACGCCTACCAGTTCTATCCGGCCGTGATGTTCAGCCACGCGCGCTTCACGTACACCGAGGTGGCTGCCATCCTCGGCAACACGCGCGGCCCCGAGGCGGCCAAGCGCAAGGAGCGCGTCAAGGACCTGCTGAACCTCGCCGACGTCTACAAGGCCCTGCTCAAGCAGCGCGGCAAGCGCGGCGCGGTCGACTTCGAGACCACCGAGACGCAGATCATCTGCGACGACGCCGGCCGCATCGAGAAGATCGTGCCGCGCACCCGCAACGAGGCGCACCGCCTGATCGAGGAAGCGATGCTCGCGGCCAACGTCTGCAGCGCCGACTTCATCGCCGAGGGCAAGCACCCGGGCCTGTACCGCGTGCACGAAGGCCCGACGCCCGAGAAGAAGGAGATCCTGCGCGGCTACCTGAAGGCGATGGGCGTGGGCCTGAGCATCACCGACGACCCGGCGCCCGGCGAGTTCCAGGCCATCGCCGAGGCGACCAAGGAGCGCCCCGACGCGCAGCAGATCCACACCATGCTGCTGCGCTCGATGCAGCAGGCGATCTACACGCCGATCAACAGCGGCCACTTCGGCCTGGCCTACGAGGCCTACACGCACTTCACGAGCCCGATCCGGCGCTATCCCGACCTGCTGGTGCATCGCGTGATCAAGGCCATCCTCGGCAAGACGCGCTACCAGCTGCCGATGCTGCCGACGCCGGGCGAGGCGCATGCCAAGCTCGCCAAGCGGCTGGCCTCGCGCGTGAAGGCGCCGACCACCAAGCCGCAGAAGGCCACGGTCGCGCCGACCAAGGAAGTGCAGGCCTGGGAGGCCGCCGGGCTGCATTGCAGCGCCAACGAGCGCCGCGCCGACGAGGCCAGCCGCGACGTCGAGGCCTGGCTCAAGTGCAAGTACATGCGCGAGCACCTCGGCGAGGAGTACGGCGGCGTGGTCACCGCGGCCACCACCTTCGGCATCTTCGTCACGCTCGATGCGATGTACGTCGAGGGTCTGGTGCACATCACCGAGCTCGGCGGCGAGTACTTCAAGTTCGACGAGATGCGCCAGGAGCTGCGCGGCGAGCGCACCGGCATCCGCTATGCCATCGGCACGCGGGTGCGGGTGCAGGTCAGCCGCGTCGACCTCGACGGCCGCAAGATCGACTTCCGCCTGGTGCGCGAAGGCGAGGAGCTGACCGCGCGCGCGATGAAGGACAAGGGTGCCGCGGCCGGCGGCGTGCCGGTCAAGGCCTCGGCCAAGCGCGGCGCGCGCCAGAAGGCCGAGGCGCCGAGCGGCGGCGCCCGCGCCGGACGGGAGCCAGCCGCGGGCGGCCCGCAGTCCGCGATGCAGGCCTTCAAGTCGGCGGTCAAGAAGGCCGCCAACAAGATGAAGGGGCGCAAGACGCGCCGCGGCTGA